A window of Anas acuta chromosome 28, bAnaAcu1.1, whole genome shotgun sequence genomic DNA:
cccggtgtgGGGGCTCCGTGAGCGGTGGCGACCACCGGGGAGCCCAGATATGAGCCCGGAGCCGTGCCGGGGGGGCTGTGTTTGGATGTTCGGCCCCGGTGCGCACACGCGTGCCAGGCAGGGgtgtgggggtgtggggggggtgtgggggtgtgcacacgcgtgtgcacgAGGGCAGGGAGTTACGAaacccccccggggctgcccccgttCGGTTTCCTCCGAAACCAAGCCAGGagggccgcggggggggggtgaggccgCACAGGTAGGGCAGGATTTTCCGGCTGCCACCACGCGGTGCCGTCACCTCTGCCCCGCGCCTCCCGGTGTCACCTCTGCCCCAGGGCTCCCGGTGACCTCGCTGCCGCAGCCCCGGTGTCACCGGGCGGCCAcggagcccggggggggggggacacggccgGACACAGCGGTGTGCCGCGGCTGGTCCCGGGGTGACCCCGCGGGGCCGAGGTCGGGAGGTGCTGTTAAAGGGTAACTGCGGCTGGGAACTGATtaacgaggaggaggaggaggaggatgggaggaagggaggCCGGGCTCACTGCCGTGGGCCCCTCGGcgcctgccccagcagctggggacggggacggggacgggtCCCCAAATTCTGGCAGGGCTCGGCAGCTCCGGTGTCCCCCGGGACctgggctcctcctggcacctCCCGCGTGTCCCTGACCTGTCCCTTCCTCCCGCAGGGTCCCTGGTGGGCGCCCAAGTGACCTCGGAGACCAAGCAAGTGCCTGAGAACAGCGGTGAGtgccccccccgcggccccccgaCACCGGGGTCTCCCCCATCAGCCCGGCCTGggcacccagctcctgcccacgAGGGGCATCCCCGGGCTCTCGGGGTGCTCCCCCTGCGGATTCCCTGctccgggggggctccgggggctgcCGGCCCCCCAGCTCAGCGCCGTGTCCCCCCCCGCAGAGGTGGACATCCCCTGCACGGCGTACAAATACAGCATGAGCAACCCCCGCATCGAGTGGAAGTTCCAGAAGGGCACCTCGCTGGTGCTGCTGTACTACGGCAACGAGCTCACCGGTACGtggcccccaccccacagcccctccagGCCTCCCCTTGGggggtttttttttcctctccctcgGCTGCCCCCCGACCCCGCTGCTCTCCCCGCAGAGCCCTACAAGAACCGTGTCCAGTTCACGTCCACCAACATCCGCTTCAGCACGGTGACGCGGGAGGACACCGGGAAGTACATCTGCGAGGTGGTGGACGGCAGCAGCCAGATCTCCAAGTCCGAAGTCAGCCTCATCGTCCAAGGTGTGCTGCTggcccccccacacccccattTTGCTGCTCTGTCTGTCCCGGAgagccccctgccaccccctccccgtccccgctGTCACTCGGAGGGAGccagctggggggggacacTGGATCTTCCCTGCCCTGTTGGGGAGATTTAAGGAGCTCTGAGCCCCCCCCTTGAACCCCGGGGGGCGTGCTGCCAGCTGGGGCACTGCGCCTAGGGGTGGCCACCGGGCTCCTCGTGGTGGCTTTAGGGGAcgctggtgctgggggcaccgggggctggCTCTGCCAGGTGCCCCCCACACCGGGGGCTCTCCTCCGCTCGGTGTTTCCCCGTGAACCGCCGGCTCGGGGTGAGCAGGGGAGGTGCGAGCGGCTGCGTGCCCTGCTCGGGGTGGAACCGagctctcctttccctctcccccctgTCCCGCAGTGCCCCCCTCCAAGCCGGTGGCCCACGTCCCCAGCTCGGCCACCATCGGCAGCAAGGCCGTGCTGCGCTGCACCGAGACGGACGGCTCCCCGCCGCCCACCTTCCGCTGGTACCGGGACACCATGCTGATGCCCAGCGACCCCAAAACCAGCCTGACCTTCAGGAACTCCTCCTACACGCTGGATTCCACCACCGGGGAGCTGGTGAGTGCCGGCGCTCAGGGCGCGGGGACCCCCGGCCCCCACAGCCACGCTCCcgttcctctcctctccccctccagACCTTCGAGCCCGTCACCAGCTTCGACACCGGGGACTATTACTGCGAGGCCTCCAACAACGTGGGGTCCCCCCAAAAATCGGACACGGTGCACATGGAAGCCAGTGAGTGAGGAGCAGGGGCGGGGGCCGGGGACGGGCTGCGTCTGGCACGAGTCACGTTCCGGGGAACACTGCCTGGGTGCGTGTCAGCCCCGTaccctgcagcctgcagggtTCAAAGCAATGCTAATTAGCTGCACTGTTAATGACCCTGCTGTTTGCTCATGGCAGCATGGGTTGAAACAAGTCCTCGGAGTGATGCCGTGGAGgtaggaggggggggggggaagctgcccttggagctggagctggccgGGGCTGCCCGGTCCTCGTGCGAGCCAGACCCAGCTTCGACGCCGGGGCTTTGGCCCGGGGCCCCCCTCCGAGCCCCCCATCGAGCCCCTCTGAAGTGGGGTCCCCACCCTTCGGGCTGGGTTTTTGGGTGTCGAGCTGGGGTTTTTGGGTGTTGAACTGAGGGTTTGTGCCCCATCATCTGGCCGTGGCCCCGGGCTGGCATCCAGCAGCCCCCCgacagccccccagcagccccctgaCAGCCCCCTGATAGCCCCCCGACAGTCCCCCGATAGCCCCCTGACAGCCCCCCGATAGCCCCCCACCTCTCTCACCAGATGAAGTCAACGTGGGCGGCATCGTGGCCGCGGTGGTGGTGCTGCTGATGGTGCTGGCGCTCATCGCCTTCGGGATCTGGTTCGCCTACAGCCGGGGCTATTTCAGCAGTGAGTTCTGCACCACGCACCCGTCCCCGGGGCTGGCTCCCCCCTGTGCCAGCACCACTTtccctgccgcccccccccccctaaaaTCCCTGTcccctttcttttatttcagagagaaaagagtAAGTGAGCCCGGATCGCTGCCACTCCCAGTCCGTGCCCGGAGCAGGCTGAGGCTGGGATTGTGCCCTGGTTGTCAGcaggtttttttgggggggggcagtgcTGTGGGCAGCGTGCCCCCCCCTCAATGCTCTCTCTTTCCACAGCACCACCAGCAAGAAGGTCATTTACAGCCAGCCCTCGCACCGCAGCGAGGTGAGTGCGCCGTGCCCCGGAGCGTGACGGGGCCGGGCCGTGTCCCGGGGGGGAGGGTTGTGTCCCTCGGGGGGGGCCCTCAAAACATTGAATGGTGCCCAGCCACGGGTCTGATGGTGAAGGGGGAAGGCGGGGACCCCGGTGCCCCCCTGGCCATGGCGAAGCCTCCAGCCCCCGGGGATCGGCGCCCGAGGGCTTTGCTGGCCACCAAAAGGGTTCCCAGGGAGACGGCTCCTGGGGCACTTGGCATGCAAagcagggagggggcagctgcagggacaaAGAGGATCTGGGGGGGCTCCATCGCTCAGGATGGGGGGGTGGCACCACACAGCACCCccggagcagggcagagccctcCTCGCGTCTCTTCCCCAcacacagagcagtgcttgcccCAAACCCCTCTGGCTGCGGTGCTGCCCAagccccctgctcccagcagccccccccccgggcacagCCCCCCGCTCCCAGCCTGGGGTCCCCCCCGGTAACGTCCCCCCTTTCACTCCGCAGGGCGAGTTCAAACAGACGTCCTCCTTCCTGGTGTGAGCGCCCTCCCACGCCGAGAGCTGttgtaaatgttttctaattGCTGTACCTGtgatttttaactatttttttttgtttgttttgtttttttaagtgcaaACTGCTCCCTTTTTGTCTGTCCCTACCcccttgattttatttttggaggggtagtgcccttcctcccccaatCTCACCCTCTCCAACCAGTGCCTTGAGGCCCCGGGGTCCCAGCGGGGTCCTGTGCCTTGTCCCCAGGCGGGGGCACGGCGGCTGCTCAGGGACAGCCCCGCGTCCTCGGGGGGGCCGTGGCcgtgggggggtgctggggacggAGCCCCCTCTCCCAGGGTCTATCCTGGGGGTTAGGGGTGGGAGCGCATCTCCCATTGCCAGTCCCAGCTGCCCACTGGTGCCAGTTTCCCCCCCGTACTGGGGGCCGTTCTCTTGTAAC
This region includes:
- the F11R gene encoding junctional adhesion molecule A isoform X1, which codes for MAGAALRGCPRALPLPLLLLCAAAGSLVGAQVTSETKQVPENSEVDIPCTAYKYSMSNPRIEWKFQKGTSLVLLYYGNELTEPYKNRVQFTSTNIRFSTVTREDTGKYICEVVDGSSQISKSEVSLIVQVPPSKPVAHVPSSATIGSKAVLRCTETDGSPPPTFRWYRDTMLMPSDPKTSLTFRNSSYTLDSTTGELTFEPVTSFDTGDYYCEASNNVGSPQKSDTVHMEANEVNVGGIVAAVVVLLMVLALIAFGIWFAYSRGYFSSEFCTTHPSPGLAPPCASTTFPAAPPPLKSLSPFFYFREKRVSEPGSLPLPVRARSRLRLGLCPGCQQVFLGGGSAVGSVPPPQCSLFPQHHQQEGHLQPALAPQRGRVQTDVLLPGVSALPRRELL
- the F11R gene encoding junctional adhesion molecule A isoform X2 produces the protein MAGAALRGCPRALPLPLLLLCAAAGSLVGAQVTSETKQVPENSEVDIPCTAYKYSMSNPRIEWKFQKGTSLVLLYYGNELTEPYKNRVQFTSTNIRFSTVTREDTGKYICEVVDGSSQISKSEVSLIVQVPPSKPVAHVPSSATIGSKAVLRCTETDGSPPPTFRWYRDTMLMPSDPKTSLTFRNSSYTLDSTTGELTFEPVTSFDTGDYYCEASNNVGSPQKSDTVHMEANEVNVGGIVAAVVVLLMVLALIAFGIWFAYSRGYFKRKDTTSKKVIYSQPSHRSEGEFKQTSSFLV